A region of the Nocardia nova SH22a genome:
TCCAGACCGTGGTGGTCGCGGTCTGGATCGTGCTCAATGTCTTCGCGGTGAGCCTGCAGTGGGACCCGTATCCGTTCATCCTGCTCAATCTGGCCTTCTCCACCCAGGCCGCCTACGCCGCGCCGCTGATCCTGCTGGCGCAGAACCGCCAGGACAACCGGGACAAGGTCGCCCTCGAGGAGGACCGCACCCGCGCCGCTCAGACCAAGGCCGACACCGAATTCCTGGCCCGCGAACTCGCCGCCCTGCGTATCGCGGTCGGCGAGGTGGCCACCCGCGACTATCTGCGCCGAGAGCTGGAAGACATCAAAGACGCGCTGGCGCGGCTCCAACTACATGCGCCACTCGACGACGAAGATGCTGTCGAGAACGCCAAGACCAAGAAAAGTACCGATCGAAAGAGGGGTCGGGTACCGATTTCGCCTCAGATAGATGGCGGCTGACCGCAATTATCGATAACAACGTGCCGACCGACAGGTAACCTGGATCACGTTGTCCGCGGCGAGCTCGCTCGAGCGAGGTCGTCCAATGACTACGAGGGGATTGGTTGTGCCGATGCGAATATCTGGACCGATTACCGTATCGGCGCTGGTGGTTGCGGGATTGATGGCTACGGGATCGGCGGCACACACCACCGCTCGGACGAGCGCACCGAAGACGGCGGACGCTCGATTGGCGGCAGCGGCCTCCCCCACCGGATCCGGCAACTCCGACGCCGACACCGTCGGGCTGGTACCCGCCGCTCCCGAACCCGCTCGCAAACTCCGAGCTATGACGACGCCCACCGACGGGGCGCCGTTGTTCGGCGGCACGATGCCATTACGAGACATCTCGTTGCCCGGAGGTAACGGAGCCTTCGGAATTCCGGAGATCGTGCTGGCGGCCTATCGCAATGCCGAGCTGACCCTGCAGGCGCAGGAACCGAACTGCGGTCTGAGCTGGAGCCTGCTGGCCGGAATCGGGCATATCGAGTCCAATCACGCCGGTCACGGTCACACCGACGCCGCCGGTACCACCATCGGCACCATCTACGGGCCGTCACTGGACGGCACCCTGCCGGGTAACGAGGTCATCAAGGCCACCGACGGCAACTACGTCCGCGCGGTCGGGCCGATGCAGTTCCTGCCCAGCACCTGGGCACACTACGCGTCCGATGGTAACGGCGACGGCGTGGCCGATCCGAACAACGTCTTCGACGCCTCCCTGGCCGCCGGAAAGTACCTGTGCTCGGGCGGAATGAATCTGCGCGATCCGCAGCAGGAACTACGCGCGGTGCTGCGCTACAACAACTCGGCCGCCTACGCGTCCAATGTGCTCAGCTGGGCCAATGCCTACAAGAACGGCGGAACGCCGACGCCGGTGCAGATCTCACCGGATCTGATCCCGCCCGGCACCATGCAGAACCCGCCGTCCGGTCCGGACATCCTCGCCGCCAACGGGTCCATCCCGACCACCACCGAACCGCCGACACCGGGCACCACCACGGCGCCCACCCCGCAGGCGCCGACCCAGGTGATGATCAATCTTCCCGGGCTGCCGCCGATTCCGTGCGGCATCTTCTGCCCGCCGCCCAGGCCGAATCCGTGCGATCCGGCCACGGTGCCCGCGCCCATGCCCATGCCGCTGCAGGGCCTGCCGGGCCAGCCCGCCAAACCGGTCGAAACCCAGCACTGGGCCGCGGGCGATCCGGTGCGGCCGGTCGATCCGAACGCGAACGGCAAGCCCGCCGATCCGAACGCACCGGCCGATCCCGATGCGGCCAAGGCGGATCCGAACGCGCCCAAGCCCGCCCCGGCGTGCACCCCGCCGCAGGGACAGGCCGCGCCCGGCACCCCGCCCGGTGCGCCCGCCCGGCCCCAGGATGCCCCGGCGCCCGCCCCGGCGCCTGCGCCGGAGCCGCAAAAGCCCTCCGAGACACCGGAACCCGGCCCCGCCGGCGCCGCACCGGCACCGGCCGCACCGCCGCCGCCCGCACCGGGGATCGTCCTGCCGTTCGGCATCACGATTCCGCTGCCCGCGCCGCCCGCTCCTCCGCGGTAATCGCCCCTCCCACCAGCCACTACGTTTCAAACGGCCGGACCGGTCACGAAGCAGTAACGAAAAGATCTCGGATGCGGTAATCTGAACTCGTTGTGTCACGAAAGGCTCACAGCGAGCATGGGAGGGTCACCACACCGTGGGACGTCACCGTAAACCGCCGGCCGCACCTGTCCGGCGCGGATCCGTTATTGCTCTGACCGGACTCGTTCCTGCGGGACTCGTGGCCGTCGGCGCTTCCGCAGCCGAGGTGAACACCGGCGAGTTCGCCACTGTGGCACTGCCACAACACCATTCGGACGAAGCCGAGCAGGCCGCCGAACAGCAGGACGCACCGGATCAGATGATGCGCTCCGCAAAACATCCCGGCCCGCCGATCGTGAAAACCGTTGCGCAGGAGGCAGGCCGCGTCGCCGCCGATCTGCCCAAGGGCCCGAACGGTATCCCCGGAATCGCCTACGCCGCCTACCAGAACGCGGAGCGGATCCTGGCCCAGGAGCAGCCGGACTGCCACATGCCGTGGTCGGTGCTGGCCGGTATCGGCCAGGTCGAATCGCACCACGCCTACGGCAAGGCCGACTCGAAAGGCGTTGCTCTCGACCCGATCTACGGCCCCGTCCTGGACGGCAGCCTCGCGGGCAACAATGTCGTCCACGCCAACGGCGACGATCTCGACGGCGGCATGGGCAGCTACACCCGGGCCGTGGGCCCCATGCAGTTCCTGCCCGAGACCTGGCGCAAGTACGCGGGAGACGGTGACGGCGACGGCATCGCCGACCCGCAGAACCTGTTCGACGCGGCCCTCACGGCGGGCAACTACCTGTGCTCCGGCGGACTGAACATGTCGGACCTGTCCCAGCAGTCCAAGGCGATCATGCGCTACAACAACTCGATGGCCTATGTCGCCAACGTGATGGCCTGGGAGGTCGCCTACCGGACCGGGGTCGCCCCCAAGGCCAGCGACCTGCCCCGCATCTAGGTTGTTACAGCCGTCGCTAGACTCGGCAACATGCCAGTGGTTACGGAAACGGACGTGCGGGGCGCGCTCGCCAAGGTGAACGACCCGGAGATCCGCAAGCCCATCACCGAACTCGGCATGGTGAAGAGCGTCTCGGTTCGCGACGACAGCAGCGTGCACGTCGAGATCTATCTGACGACGGCGGCCTGCCCGCTGCGCACCAAGCTGACCGAGATGGTCACCACGGCGGTGGCCGATGTGGCGGGTGTCGGCGCCATCACCGTCGACCTGGACGTGATGAGCGACGAGCAGCGGACCGAACTGCGCAAACAGTTGCGTGGCGACTCCGCCGAGCCGGTCATTCCGTTCGCCCAGCCCGGTTCGCTGACCCGTGTCTACGCCGTCGCATCGGGTAAGGGCGGCGTCGGGAAGTCCAGTGTCACGGTCAATCTCGCGGCCGCGCTGGCCGCCCGTGGCCTGTCGGTGGGTGTGCTCGACGCCGACATCTACGGCCACTCGGTGCCGCGCATGCTCGGCACCGATCAGCGCCCGACCCAGGTCGAGCGGATGATCATGCCGCCCATCGCACACGATGTGAAGGTCATCTCGATCGCCATGTTCACTCAGGGCAACACCCCGGTGGTGTGGCGCGGCCCGATGCTGCACCGGGCACTGCAGCAGTTCCTGGCCGATGTGTTCTGGGGCGATCTGGACGTCCTGCTGCTGGACCTGCCGCCCGGCACCGGCGACGTCGCGATTTCCATCGCGCAGCTCATCCCCAATGCCGAGATCCTGGTGGTCACCACTCCGCAGCCCGCCGCGGCCGAGGTCGCCGAGCGCGCGGGCGCCATCGCGCTGCAGACCCGCCAGCGCATCGCGGGTGTCGTGGAGAACATGTCCTGGCTGGACCTGCCCGACGGCAGCCGGATGGAGCTCTACGGTGCGGGCGGCGGAGCGGACGTCGCGGAACGGCTGACCAAGGCCGTCGGCGCGGACGTGCCGCTGCTGGGCCAGATCCCGATCACCCAGGAACTGCGCGAGGCCGGTGACGAGGGCACCCCGATCGTGTTGTCCGCCCCGGAGAACCCGGCCGCCCAGGCACTCCAGGGCATCGCCGACAAGTTGGCCATCCGCCGCCGCGGCCTGGCCGGAATGTCGCTGGGCATCGACACCACCCGCCACCTGTAGAACCGCAGCGCAGGCGGTCACAGGCGAACTGCCGTCCCCGGAACGGTCGGTGGGGGGCGTGCCGCGCCGCATCGGCGAGACCTCGGCCGTACAACGCCATCGTGGCGGCCGCGCCTCCGTGAGCCCGAGGGCGATATCGCACCGACCGCACTCGATCACGCCCTACGCAACGACCGGAATCCGCGACACCGCAACCGAACACCGTGGCCCCGCCCGGCTGGCGGGTTCGTTGTCGGCGCCGCCCCCTATTCTCGATCTATGCTCACGCTGCTGTTGTACGTGCTCATCGTCGGCCTGGTGGCCGCGCTGCTGTTTCTCGTGGCCAGTGCGGTGTTCGGGCGCGGGGAGGAACTGGGGCCGCTGCCGGAGGGCACGACGGTGACGGTGCTGCCCGCGACGGGAATCCGGGCCGCCGATGTGCGAGCGCTGCGCTTTCAGCAGGTCTTCCGCGGGTACAAGGCGGGCGAGGTCGATTGGGCGCTGAGCCGCCTGGCCGCACGCATAGACGAGTTGGAAGCCCAACTCGCACACCACAACCCGCCCACCGGCAGCGCGGATTCGCCGACTCACGGCTCGGCACAGCCGGGTATCGGCGGCAGCGGCCCGGACCCCGATCCGAACGGCCCGTCCACCAACGCCACCGCCTTCGGCCTGCCCGGCGCCGTCTCCGGTTTCCCCACGCCCTTCGGGTCGGCCTCCCCCGGCTTCGGCGGCATGCCCGGCGCACCGGGCATGGCCCCGCCCCTCCCCGGAACCGGCCAGTTCCCGCCCTCCGCGACCGGCTTCGGTGGTACCCCACCCGGCTCCCCGGGCCCGATCGCCCCCACGTACCCCGACCCCTTCGCCTCCGCCAACGGTTTCGGCGCACCACCACATCCAGCACAGCCGTACTCCACGGAGCCCAGGAGTCAAGCACATCCCGGCTCGATTCCCACGGGGTCGGCACTTCCGGGCACGGCGCCGACCGGCCTCGACACCACCGCTTCCGGTCCGATCGCGCCCGGCGCCCCGGCGGCGCCGAATGTTCCGGCCGCCGAACCAACCGGGACGGCAGAGCAGTGGAACGCCCAGGCACCGGAGGCGCAGCCGAACTCGTCCGGCGAGACCGGGAACGGCCAGGTTCCGGGGGGCAACGGGTTCGCCGGGCCCACCGACAGCGGCGCCACGGGTTCGTGGGCTCCCCCGCCGCTGCCGACCGATCCGCAGCCGGGAACCGGAGGTCCGCGGTGACCGCCGATGCCGTGACAGAGGACGGCAAGGTCCGGTGCGGGTGGTCGGGGTCCTCGCAGCTGTACCGCGACTACCACGACACCGAGTGGGGGCGCCCGGTCCACGGTGACGACGCGCTGTTCGAGCGGATGTGCCTCGAAGCCTTCCAATCGGGGCTGTCGTGGATCACGATCCTGCGCAAACGACCGGCGTTCCGGGCGGCATTCGACGGGTTCATCATCGACCGGGTGGCCGAATTCCGCGATTCGGATGCCGAGCGACTACTGGCCGATCCCGGCATCGTGCGCAATCGCGCCAAAATTCTCGCCTGTATCGCCAATGCCAGAATCGCCCGGGAACTGCGTCCCGGCCTGGACGAACTGCTCTGGTCGTTCGCCCCGCCACCGCGCCCGCGTCCCCGGGAACTCGCCGACGTGCCCGCCGTCACACCCGAATCCGTAGCTCTCGCAACCGAACTCAAAAAGCGGGGGTTCCGGTTCGTGGGACCCACCACCGCCTACGCACTGATGCAGGCGACCGGAATGGTCGACGATCACGTGTCCGATTGCTGGGTCGATCTGCGACGTTGATCGCGCGCCACGCCGGTCGGTTTTCGAACTCAGGTACCCGGCCGGTTCCGTGATGAGGAAGAATAGGCGGAGTGCAGACCACCGGACACACATATCGTGTCCGGCGGCTGCCTGTTGGTGACAACACATTAGTTCCGAGAAGTGCGCAGCAGACCGCGCGGATCTGGAGGGAGCAGAGGATGGCGGCCATGAAGCCCCGCACCGGGGACGGTCCCCTCGAGGCAACCAAGGAAGGGCGTGGAATCGTCATGCGGGTTCCACTCGAGGGTGGCGGGCGTTTGGTCGTCGAGCTCACGCCGGAGGAAGCGGCCGCGCTCGGCAAAGAGCTCACCGCGGTCACCAGCTAGTCGCTCGACCCAACCGAAACAACCGGTGACGAAATTGCCGGAGAAGGCGCGTGCGCGTGGTGTGCTGCCCCATTGCCGGGGCCACATCACGCGCACGGCCTCGCTCGCTACGCCCGGCCGAGACCGCTCGCCCACGATCGATCACATGACCGGGCCGATCATATGACCGAGCCGACAGCCGCCCCCCTGGCATCGGTCGCCGCGGTGATCGCCTGCCCGCAGTGCCACGACGAGATCGCGGTCTCCGACCGGCGGCTGGTGTGCGTCCGCGGCCACAGCTTCGATATCGCCAAGCAGGGCTATGTCAGCCTGTTGACCGGCGCCGCGACGAAGATGGTCGGCGACACGCCGGACATGCTCGATGCGCGGGGACGGTTCCAGTCCGCCGGGCATTTCGCGCCGATCGCGCGGGCGGCCGCCTCCGCGGTGTCCGAGGGCGATCCGCCGATCGGCACGATA
Encoded here:
- a CDS encoding Mrp/NBP35 family ATP-binding protein, which codes for MPVVTETDVRGALAKVNDPEIRKPITELGMVKSVSVRDDSSVHVEIYLTTAACPLRTKLTEMVTTAVADVAGVGAITVDLDVMSDEQRTELRKQLRGDSAEPVIPFAQPGSLTRVYAVASGKGGVGKSSVTVNLAAALAARGLSVGVLDADIYGHSVPRMLGTDQRPTQVERMIMPPIAHDVKVISIAMFTQGNTPVVWRGPMLHRALQQFLADVFWGDLDVLLLDLPPGTGDVAISIAQLIPNAEILVVTTPQPAAAEVAERAGAIALQTRQRIAGVVENMSWLDLPDGSRMELYGAGGGADVAERLTKAVGADVPLLGQIPITQELREAGDEGTPIVLSAPENPAAQALQGIADKLAIRRRGLAGMSLGIDTTRHL
- a CDS encoding lytic transglycosylase domain-containing protein yields the protein MGRHRKPPAAPVRRGSVIALTGLVPAGLVAVGASAAEVNTGEFATVALPQHHSDEAEQAAEQQDAPDQMMRSAKHPGPPIVKTVAQEAGRVAADLPKGPNGIPGIAYAAYQNAERILAQEQPDCHMPWSVLAGIGQVESHHAYGKADSKGVALDPIYGPVLDGSLAGNNVVHANGDDLDGGMGSYTRAVGPMQFLPETWRKYAGDGDGDGIADPQNLFDAALTAGNYLCSGGLNMSDLSQQSKAIMRYNNSMAYVANVMAWEVAYRTGVAPKASDLPRI
- a CDS encoding DUF3117 domain-containing protein encodes the protein MAAMKPRTGDGPLEATKEGRGIVMRVPLEGGGRLVVELTPEEAAALGKELTAVTS
- a CDS encoding lytic transglycosylase domain-containing protein: MTTPTDGAPLFGGTMPLRDISLPGGNGAFGIPEIVLAAYRNAELTLQAQEPNCGLSWSLLAGIGHIESNHAGHGHTDAAGTTIGTIYGPSLDGTLPGNEVIKATDGNYVRAVGPMQFLPSTWAHYASDGNGDGVADPNNVFDASLAAGKYLCSGGMNLRDPQQELRAVLRYNNSAAYASNVLSWANAYKNGGTPTPVQISPDLIPPGTMQNPPSGPDILAANGSIPTTTEPPTPGTTTAPTPQAPTQVMINLPGLPPIPCGIFCPPPRPNPCDPATVPAPMPMPLQGLPGQPAKPVETQHWAAGDPVRPVDPNANGKPADPNAPADPDAAKADPNAPKPAPACTPPQGQAAPGTPPGAPARPQDAPAPAPAPAPEPQKPSETPEPGPAGAAPAPAAPPPPAPGIVLPFGITIPLPAPPAPPR
- a CDS encoding DivIVA domain-containing protein, which gives rise to MLTLLLYVLIVGLVAALLFLVASAVFGRGEELGPLPEGTTVTVLPATGIRAADVRALRFQQVFRGYKAGEVDWALSRLAARIDELEAQLAHHNPPTGSADSPTHGSAQPGIGGSGPDPDPNGPSTNATAFGLPGAVSGFPTPFGSASPGFGGMPGAPGMAPPLPGTGQFPPSATGFGGTPPGSPGPIAPTYPDPFASANGFGAPPHPAQPYSTEPRSQAHPGSIPTGSALPGTAPTGLDTTASGPIAPGAPAAPNVPAAEPTGTAEQWNAQAPEAQPNSSGETGNGQVPGGNGFAGPTDSGATGSWAPPPLPTDPQPGTGGPR
- a CDS encoding DNA-3-methyladenine glycosylase I, coding for MTADAVTEDGKVRCGWSGSSQLYRDYHDTEWGRPVHGDDALFERMCLEAFQSGLSWITILRKRPAFRAAFDGFIIDRVAEFRDSDAERLLADPGIVRNRAKILACIANARIARELRPGLDELLWSFAPPPRPRPRELADVPAVTPESVALATELKKRGFRFVGPTTAYALMQATGMVDDHVSDCWVDLRR
- a CDS encoding DUF1003 domain-containing protein; translated protein: MSERSERAGARPDKALPRGRLETPVESRFRFEIDAEAVARGSETVARFLGTGRYLLIQTVVVAVWIVLNVFAVSLQWDPYPFILLNLAFSTQAAYAAPLILLAQNRQDNRDKVALEEDRTRAAQTKADTEFLARELAALRIAVGEVATRDYLRRELEDIKDALARLQLHAPLDDEDAVENAKTKKSTDRKRGRVPISPQIDGG